A stretch of Panthera uncia isolate 11264 chromosome A1 unlocalized genomic scaffold, Puncia_PCG_1.0 HiC_scaffold_16, whole genome shotgun sequence DNA encodes these proteins:
- the LOC125934142 gene encoding glutaredoxin-1-like: MPTREDSSLGGSCLSAWAQEFVNSKTQPGNVVVFIKPTCSYHRRIQELLSQLSSQKDFWNLLIITATSYTIKIQNYLQQLTRARKVPWVFIGKDCISGCTYLTEMHHSGELLKQLKQIRGIQ, encoded by the coding sequence ATGCCTACAAGGGAAGATTCCTCCCTAGGAGGCAGCTGCCTGTCAGCATGGGCTCAAGAATTTGTGAACAGCAAAACCCAACCTGGAAACGTGGTTGTGTTCATTAAGCCCACCTGCTCCTACCACAGAAGAATCCAAGAGCTCCTCAGTCAACTGTCTTCACAGAAGGATTTTTGGAATTTGTTGATAATCACAGCCACTAGTTACACAATCAAGATTCAAAATTATTTGCAACAGCTCACAAGAGCCAGAAAGGTACCTTGGGTCTTTATTGGTAAAGATTGTATAAGTGGATGCACTTATCTGACAGAAATGCATCACAGTGGGGAACTGTTGAAGCAGCTAAAGCAAATTAGAGGTATACAATAA